The sequence GGCCGCCGCCCGCTCGCGGGGCAGGTCGCGCCGCTCGGCGACGGCCAGCACCAGGCCGTGCAGGGCGTAGAGGTCGGGCGCGGCGGCGTCGGTGCCCTCGTGCGCGGCCAGTGCCCGGACCAGCGCCGCCACCAGCCGGCGTGCCAGCGTGTCCAGTCCGCCGTCCTCGACGGCGATGCGGGCGCAGGCCAGCAGCGCGGGTCTGCGGACGCGCAGCCAGGCGGCGGCCGTCCCGGGGTTCGGGAAGCGCAGCGAGCGCGGCAGTCCGGCCAGCTTGCGCCGGGACGGGGAGCCCTCGGGGTCGGTGACCGCGCGGCAGGACTGGAGCAGCCGCACGGTGCGCTCCAGCATCCGGGCGCGGGCGAGCTGGATCTCGGCCGGCCGGTCCCGGTCCTCCAGGAGCGCCCGCAGCAGCGCGGCGAGGCAGCCCGGCACCTCGTACTGCGGCTCGTCCGCACCGTCGCGGCGCAGCAGGCCCAGCGTCACGAAGTCGTCCAGCGTGGTCCGCGCCGCCGAGACGGAGCAGCCGGCCAGCGCGGACGCGGTGTGGGCGTCGGCGAGCCCGGCGGGGGCGAGGGAGAGCAGCCGCAGTATCCGGGCGGGGGTGGGCGGCAGCGAGTCGTGGACGAGGCGGAAGGCGCGGGTCAGCGGACGGGTGCCGGCGGGCTGGTCGGGGTCGTCCGGCAGTTCGCGCAGCTGCCGCCGGGCGTCGGCGACGGAGGCGGTCGGGCGGGCGGCCAGCCAGCCCCCGATCATGACCAGCGCGGCCGGCTGCCCGCCGCACTCCTCGGCCAGCGTCTGGGCGGTGAGCGGGTCGACGGTGATCCTGACCTGGCCGGTGGCACGGCCGAGCAGCTGGACGGCGGAGCCCGCGTCCAGGCCGCCGATGGTGCAGGGCCGGACGCCGGACAGGCCCGTCAGCGGGCCCTCGGAGGTGGCGACGACCAGGCAGTCGGGGTTGTCCGGGAGCAGCGGGTCGACCTGTTCGGCGTCCGGGGCGTCGTCCAGCAGGAGCAGGACCCGGCGCACGGCGAGCGCCTCGCGGACCATCTCGGACAGCTCGTCCACGTCGGCGCCCGGCGGGCCGGCCACGTCCAGCTGCCCCAGGAGGTCGCGGGCGGCCCGCTCGGTGGGGACGGGGGCGCCGCCGCTCTCGGTCAGCCGGACGCGGAGGAGCCCGTCGGGGTAGTCCCCGGTCGCCAGGAGCCGGCGGGTGAGCTCCCCGGCCAGCGCGGTGCGGCCGGAGCCGGGGCGGCCGGCGATCAGGAGGACCCGGGCGCGGGCGCTGCGGCGGCCGGCCATGGTGTCGAGTCCGGCGCGCTCGATGTCGTCGCGCAGTTCCTTCAACTCGCGTTCGCGGCCGAAGAATCGGGCGGGTTCACAGGCGGCAGGCTCCTCGGTCCCCGCTGCCTCGGCCGGGCCGCTGGTGTCCACCGCCTGATCCGTCACGGGCCACGCTCCACTTCGCTGCACGCGTCGCCCGCCGGGACTCCGGTCAGGGCATTCAGAGCGTAGTTCAGGCGGGTGGGCGAACCGGGTGGAGCGCGACGCACGCATCCCCCGATCGGATCAGCATTTTTTACGATCGGGGGATGCGCCCGGGTGACCGATGGGCCGTCAGGCCTCGAAGGGGCGGGCCGGCCAGGGGGCGTCGGCGGGGCGCAGCGAGTCGACGCCGTCGCCGGCCAGGACCGCGGCGAGCGCCAGCACGCCCACGACCAGGCAGCTGTTGTGCAGGTCCCCGGCGAGCGCGCCGCGCACCAGGTCCTGGAGCGGCACCCGGGCCAGCTCCATGTCGGCCTCCTCGTCGGCGACCTCGAAGCGCTCGCCGACGGCCTCGGAGACGTTCCGCGCGAGGAAGATCCGTACGGCTTCGTCGGAGCCGCCGGGCGAGGTGTAGATGTCGGTCAGCACCCGCCAGTCGGCGGCCTTGACGTACGCCTCCTCGAACAGCTCGCGCTGCGCGGCGTGCAGCGGGTTCTCGCCGGGTACGTCGAGCAGCCCGGCCGGGATCTCCCACAGCTTGTGGCGCACCGGGTGACGGTACTGGCGCAGCACCAGGACCCGGCCCTCGTCGTCCAGCGCGAGCACGGCGACCGAGCCGGGGTGGACCTGGTAGTCGCGGTGCGCCACCGAGCCGTCGGGCATCTCGACCTCATCGGTGCGGACGCTGGTCTTCTTGCCCCGGAACGGGGTCACGGTCGCGGTGACCCGCCATTCCTCGGCCGTGTCCTGGAAACCCATCTGCGTCCTCCCACGAAAACGTTGACCGGGACCCGCGTCCTGCTCCGGACGCGCGCCCCGGTCAACCGTAACGCCTGCGGGCGTGCCGCTACTTGCCCGGCGCGGCCTCGGCCGCCGCGCCCGTCTTGCGGGCGACGGCCGCCTTCACCAGGCCGGCGAAGAGCGGGTGCGGGCGGGTCGGGCGGGAGCGCAGCTCCGGGTGCGCCTGGGTGGCGACCAGGTAGGGGTGGACCTCGCGCGGGTACTCGACGTACTCGACGAGCTTGTTGTCCGGGGAGGTGCCGGAGAAGACCAGTCCGGCCTTCTTCTCCAGCTCGGCGCGGTAGGCGTTGTTGACCTCGTAGCGGTGGCGGTGGCGCTCCTCCACGTACGGCTGGTCGTCGTAGGCCTCGCGGACCAGCGAGCCCTCGGCGAGCTTCGCCGGGTACAGGCCGAGCCGCATGGTGCCGCCCAGGTCGCCCGCGCCCTCGACGTACGCGAGCTGTTCCTCCATGGTCGAGATGA comes from Streptomyces sp. Mut1 and encodes:
- a CDS encoding tetratricopeptide repeat protein, whose protein sequence is MTDQAVDTSGPAEAAGTEEPAACEPARFFGRERELKELRDDIERAGLDTMAGRRSARARVLLIAGRPGSGRTALAGELTRRLLATGDYPDGLLRVRLTESGGAPVPTERAARDLLGQLDVAGPPGADVDELSEMVREALAVRRVLLLLDDAPDAEQVDPLLPDNPDCLVVATSEGPLTGLSGVRPCTIGGLDAGSAVQLLGRATGQVRITVDPLTAQTLAEECGGQPAALVMIGGWLAARPTASVADARRQLRELPDDPDQPAGTRPLTRAFRLVHDSLPPTPARILRLLSLAPAGLADAHTASALAGCSVSAARTTLDDFVTLGLLRRDGADEPQYEVPGCLAALLRALLEDRDRPAEIQLARARMLERTVRLLQSCRAVTDPEGSPSRRKLAGLPRSLRFPNPGTAAAWLRVRRPALLACARIAVEDGGLDTLARRLVAALVRALAAHEGTDAAAPDLYALHGLVLAVAERRDLPRERAAALLNLADLDAGTGRTREALARYREALDAGREAKDLYATGRAMESVGGAYAELGDYHRASDWYGRALAQRLTQGERADAARLYGRLGTVHTYAGRYGEALRNWRAAAAGHRRLGDLPAQARALSEMARVQEYAGRPQESLRTCREAVEWARRAEDTRLQAALELRLADTLDRLGDPAAAGLHRSAADRLLGEESPAYETRSASTES
- a CDS encoding NUDIX domain-containing protein — encoded protein: MGFQDTAEEWRVTATVTPFRGKKTSVRTDEVEMPDGSVAHRDYQVHPGSVAVLALDDEGRVLVLRQYRHPVRHKLWEIPAGLLDVPGENPLHAAQRELFEEAYVKAADWRVLTDIYTSPGGSDEAVRIFLARNVSEAVGERFEVADEEADMELARVPLQDLVRGALAGDLHNSCLVVGVLALAAVLAGDGVDSLRPADAPWPARPFEA